Sequence from the Candidatus Terasakiella magnetica genome:
ATTATCAAATGTGACACTGCGTCTCATATGATGGGGTAAATTTGCAAAATACGTCATCATATTTATGAGTGTATCTTCAGCCTTTTTTGTCATCTGGCGAACCGCATGGGTATAACGCGTTACTCGCTCTTGCAACACAAGCACGGCTTTATATCTGGCACATAACATCAGGTCTGCTTCCCAATGACCTGATACCCGCCGCTCGTTTGCTTCACATGGGCGTTTCCCTAAAGGATTGCGTTTCTTAATAGTTTTTACAGGGCTAAGTCCGCCACGATATAATCTTCCGCGGCGATATTTATGTTGAGGTAATAATCGATGCCAATAATCAGCTTGGGCCACGCGATGATAAATAAAACGATAGATGGACTCATGAGAGATGAGTGTGCGACCCTGTTCCTGTGCCAA
This genomic interval carries:
- a CDS encoding IS30 family transposase, producing the protein LAQEQGRTLISHESIYRFIYHRVAQADYWHRLLPQHKYRRGRLYRGGLSPVKTIKKRNPLGKRPCEANERRVSGHWEADLMLCARYKAVLVLQERVTRYTHAVRQMTKKAEDTLINMMTYFANLPHHMRRSVTFDN